In the Phoenix dactylifera cultivar Barhee BC4 unplaced genomic scaffold, palm_55x_up_171113_PBpolish2nd_filt_p 000139F, whole genome shotgun sequence genome, one interval contains:
- the LOC120104889 gene encoding putative pentatricopeptide repeat-containing protein At3g05240 isoform X2 codes for MQSNRFMKALHRFKVMQLEKSAKPIGLVDEGCRYFVNMSKVYGVQPEMKHYGCMVDLLIRAGLLEEAEGIIRSMTMKPDVMQKTLENFKNIILLSSPQV; via the exons ATGCAGAGTAACAGGTTCATGAAGGCACTGCACCGCTTTAAAGTGATGCAACTGGAGAAGAGTGCAAAGCCCATTGGGTTGGTGGATGAAGGGTGCAGGtactttgtgaatatgtcaaaaGTTTATGGGGTTCAGCCTGAGATGAAGCATTATGGTTGCATGGTTGATTTGTTGATTCGAGCAGGGTTGTTGGAAGAGGCAGAAGGGATCATCAGAAGCATGACAATGAAGCCAGATGTGATG CAGAAGACATTAGagaatttcaagaacattatCCTATTATCTTCGCCACAG